The window GGCTTTCCCGAATTTAAACGGGTTGCAGATGATTTTATAAATCGCAACGGTTTTAAGTCGGATTACAATTGTTATTGCATTGAAGCAAAAACATTTATCGAAGATCCCGACAGGCTTGTCAATATTATACGCCCGCTTTTAAATACCCCTGATACATCCGATCAAAATTTTCATAATAACGAGAATAGAAATTATACGAGTTTAATGCAGAACTTACAGCGTCTTTATGGAAACAAATATCCTCGTATAGAAAAGGACATACAGCACTTTCGGTATTTTCATGTTGTCCGCGAAGAATCACAATATTTGTGGGAAGCTGTCTTTTATTATGTCAGGCAATGTGTAAGACGGATAAATATTCTTTTATTAAACAGCGAAGATTATAAACACGGAATTGTAAATCTTTTTCATCGTGAATTAATGGAAGTGCTTAAAGCCGGCCGGCTAACCGATGTCTATAAAGAAAAAATAAGAAGACGAAATGAAAAATTTCCGCTTGCGGAAAAAGTTTGGGAAGCATCAAAATTACTTGTGTTTGATTCAAGAGGCGATGAGCTGAAAGGAGTAAGCGGAAGTCCGGGGACTGTTGTAGGAAAAGCGTGTCTTATCCGCAAGCCTGAAGAATTTTATAAAATGCAAAAAGGTGATGTACTTGTTTGTCATCTTACCGATCCCGAATGGACTCCGCTTTTTAAACTTGCAAGTGCTGTCGTCGCAGATACCGGTTCCGCGTTAAGTCATGCTGCGATTGTCGCTCGGGAATTTAATATACCGGCAGTATTGGGTGTAGGTTTTGCCACCGCAAAATTTAAGGACGGCGACCTTATCACCGTTGACGGAAACAAAGGCGAAGTGCGGAGTTGTTGAGATGGATTCAAAAGAGCTGAGACGATTTAACATTTTAACAAAACCGATTTTTCCGCTGTTAGTTAAAACTTCAATTCCGACAATAATCGGAATGTTGATCAGCGTTATATACAATTTGACCGATACTTTTTTTGTCGGCCGCTTAAATAACAGAGCGATGATTGCGGCAATTGGTATTGTGTTTAGTTTTGTCAGCATTATTCAAGCAATCGGTTTTTGGTTCGGTTACGGCAGCGGTAATGCAATGTCAAAAAAAATCGGAGAACAAGACTATGCGGAAGCGGAAACCATTTCCTCGGTAGGAATTGTTTTTGCAATTATAATAGGTATTCTGATCGCAATCGGAGCAAGTATTTTTATTCTACCGCTTTCAAAATTCATCGGCGGAAGTGCATCTCAAGATGTTCTCACATTTACAGTGCAGTATTTAAGGATTATTATTATCAGCATTCCGTTCAGTTTATATGCACTGACTGTTTATAATCAGCTGCGTCTTTGCGGAAATGTACGCGACGGAATGGTCGGGCTGCTTTCGGGAATGCTCAGCAATATGGTGCTTGATCCCGTATTGATGTTTATTTTTAAGCAGGGATTTATCGGCGCAGGCTATGCAACGCTAATCGGTCAGATTATCGGATGTATTGTGTTGACGCTCTTAGCAAAAAGGCACGAGAGTATTTCGTTCAATCTAAAAAAAGTTCAATACAGCAAAGAGCGTATGTATCATATTCTTGCAGGCGGTATGCCCAATTTTTCGCGGCAGGCAATTACCTCCGCCGCATTGGTTTTACTTAATGTTAAAGCGGCACAATACGGAGAAAGCATGATAGCGGCTTTAACGGTAAGTTCAAGAGTTGCCGCTTTGGCTTATATGATTATGATCGGGTGGGGGCAAGGCTTTCAACCGATTTGTGCAATGAATTACGGTGCCAAACAATACTCAAGAGTAAAAAAAGCTTTTATTACTACGGTTTTAATCGGAACAATTTTTTTAACGGCCGCCTCAATAATTTTATTTCTCTTTGCCGAACAATGTATCGGAGTTATGTCTAAGGATGATGAGGTAATTTTTGCCGGAATTAAAATACTGAGAATGCAATGCTTTTCGCTGCCGCTTTTAAGCTTTTTTGCCGTGAGCAGTATGTTCATGCAGAACATCGGTCATTATTTTTCATCCCTTCTCATATCGATTTCACGGCAAGGCTTTTTTTATTTACCGCTCTTATATATTCTGCCCGCCCTATACGGAAAGACCGGCATTTACCTGCTGCAGCCTTTCTCCGATGTTTTGTCGTTTTTGTTTGCCGTTGCGGTAGTGTACAGGTGGTACTCGTCCGGGGCGTTCAGTTCAGCTTTAAATGCAGGATAAACGAAACCTTTAAATGCAGAGTAATCGTAATAAACGAAATTCTCGATAAAAATAGTTTGGGTTAATTCATCTCGGTAAAAGCTTCTTTAAGCCGTTTTGCGCTTGCTTCCAATGCTGCCTGTTCATCAGCGGGAAGATCGCTTTCTATAACCCGTTCCGCACCGCTGCGTCCAACAATGCAGGGAACGCTCAAGCATACGTCTTTAAGTCCGAACTCTCCATCCAAGGTCATCGATACGGACAAAATGCTGTGCTCGTTGCGCAAAATGGCGCCGGCTATTCTCGTCAGGGCTAAGCCGACGGCAAAATAAGTAGAGCCTTTGTAGTCGATAATGTGGTAAGCGGAATTCCGTACTTCTTCCAGAATTTTTGCTTTATCGAAGTGCGGGCCTGAGCTGCACACACCGCCTGAACAATATTCGTCGATGCGCCGTCCTGCAACGGATGTCATCGACCAAGCCGCAAATTCGCTGTCGCCGTGTTCTCCCAAAATATAACCGTGAATGTTGCGCGCATCGACACCGCACTCTTTGCTAAGAGTGTAGCGGAAACGTGCAGTGTCCAAAACCGTACCGGAACCGATAACTCTTCCGCGCTCCCATCCGGAAGCCTTGAGCGCCGCCCGAGTTAAAATATCAACGGGATTGCTCACAATCAGCATAACGCCGCTGCAGCCGCTTTCCGCAATGTCCTTTGCAATGCCGGTGATAATGGATGCATTGCGTTTCAGCAAATCTATGCGCGTTTCCCCGCTCTGTTGTTTTGCTCCCGCCGTAACCACAACGATGTCGCTGTCGGCATAATCGGTTTTATCGCCCGCGTGTATGTCGACTTGCGGTAAAAAAGGCAGACCCTGTACAAGGTCGAGAGCTTGTCCTTCGGCAAAATTTTTATTCATATCGGTTATTGCAATTTCATCCGCATAACCGCTTTGAGCCAATGCGTAGGCAAAGGTTGAACCGACCGCACCTGCTCCCACAACGGTAACTTTGCGTTTCTTTTCATCCATAGGATTACCTCCTTTTAAAAAATACTGAAATGCATACGTTTAGGCAAGGGGATTGTACAGAAGAATTCACGAACCTTAACAATGGCAAGAAGAACGAAATAAGGCAAAATTATCATAAAAAGATTGTTATGCAAGGCGGAGAAAGTAACCCGGCTTTTACACTAGACAATTTATAAAAAAACTACTAAAATAATTATGGGTGCTAAAAAAATAGTTTTTTATAAGTGCCCTATATTTTTATATAAAGGGAGTGCGCATATGAAAATCGGATTTGGAAGCGATCATTCGGGAGTCGCATTAAAACATATTTTAATGGAACACGTTCGCAATAAAGGATACGAATGCGTTGATTACGGTGCGGCGGATTCGAAGGTTCCGGCAAACTATGCCGAATTCGGCTTAAAGGTTGCCGAAGCGATTAAATCGCAGGAAGTTGAAAAAGGCGTTATGGTGTGCGGATCGGGCGTCGGCATTTCTCTTGCCGCAAACAAGGTTCCGGGAGTGAGGGCTGCGGCGTGCAGCGAACCGTGTACGGCAAAGCTCGCCGTCGAACACAGCGACATAAACGCTGTCGCCATGGGCGTATGCATCGTCGGACCCGAAGAAGCAAAAATGATTGTCGACGCCTTTCTCGATGCCCGCTTTGAAGGCGGCGTTTACACGGAACGGGTCGACACCCTTTCCGCTATAGAAAGAAAATACGGTAAATAAACGCGGCCGCCGAATCGGCGGCTTTTGCGGGCTCTATCGCAATACGACTTTTTCTATTTCCGCAGCCAAAATTTTTGCCGATGCCGAATTAAAATGAACGCCGTCTACGCTTGCGTTCAAACCTCGTGCTTTTGCGAACCCGTCTTTACAAAACGGCAACAGCGTCATTATGACGGCATCTATAAGCCTGAACGCAAAACCGTGTTTCCACGTATAGGTACGCTTGTCGGGTAGAAGTGTTTCTTTTTGCAGGTCGTATATATCGATAAAAGAATAATTATATTTTTGCGCCAATCGTTTGATAACGGCGTTTCTTCGTACCGTCTTTTCGTGCGGAAAATTTTTTAAATTAATAAACGGCATTCCGAAAACGATTACGCGTTTGTTTTTTTCGGAGCATAAGTGCAAAAGTCTGTCATATTCGCGTTCAAAGTTATCGTCGTTTTCAATGCACCGTTTTATTTTGCAGCGCAGATTCATTGTCAAAAACCAAAATAAAGAAAGGGATTTTAAATACGACAGCAGAATATCGTTTGTACCGATCCCGAGGATGAATGTACCGCCCCCGTGTCGGGGCTTATCGATTATTTTTTTGAGCCGGCCGTAAGCGCCTCTAAGCGTGTCGCCGTTTTTTCCTTTGTTTACGGCATGAATTTTTTTGTTAAAAAAATGAATATACGAATAGCCGACATTACCGAATGTTAAGCTGTCGCCGATGCAGATGAGTCTTATTCCACGCTGACTATGGTTCGTCGGAATTGCGGCAAGGTATTGATACAACTGCGAGTGCAGAGATCGCATTTCGTCGGAAGCTTTCATCGAGTGCCGGTACATAAATAAATTTCCGAAGCGGCTTTTAAAAACTTGAGTAAAAATGGCTTGCAGAACCGGAGCCGGCAGCAGTCTCAAAAGGTGCATTTTCGGCGGCGAAAGTTTTACTCCCGAACGGTACAATTTTTGAAAATTGTTTTTTATTTGCCGTGCCGTATCGTTCATAATGTCCGCTTCTTTCCAAACTTCTTCCGGATTTTCGGCTTTATAATACGCATCGGCAATCGGAACAACCAGAGCCAAGTGATACAACTGCCAGCCGTGCATGTCTTTTACGATTCGGTACGGCACGCCCGCCATCTTAAAAAGAGCCGCGAGTTTTTTCAGCCGCTCCGATGAGTTCCCGCCGATTTCGGCAAATGTCGTCGCCTGAATAAGAGACGGCGTAAAGTCTGCTTTCAGCACGCCGTCTTCATAGCTGCCTCCAGCCCCCGGAAACGCGGGGATAATACGCCCTTCGCCGCACAGGTTCTCCCAGTCGGCGTAAGGTTCAAGCGTATTGACCATTGTAACGATGTTCGGGCTGCCGTTCGGCCGGAGTTCTTCAAGCGCCGTATGCACTTGATTTTCTTTTACCGTCAAAAAGATAAAATCATAGATATCATCGTTTTGCAATGTAGCGATAATCTTAACCTTTGCTTTATACTGTTTGCCGTTTTTTTCATACAGCAAGCCGCGGGTTTTCAATGTTTCGAGTTTTTTTCCTCTTGCGTACACCGTCGTGTCATAGCCTGCTTCGGCGAACGCAGCGGCATACAAACTGCCGATTACGCCCGCACCGTAAATTAAAAGTTTCATTTTACTACCTGTCCTCAGTATAGAACATTTTTATCTTTTATGGTATACTCTCGGCATAACTCATTCAAGGAATTTACAATGCCGAAAACCCTGATTATTCTTGCTCACCCTAATATTTCTCAATCTACCGTTCATAAACACTGGTCGGATGCAGTGCGGCAACATACTGATCGCTTTACTGTTCACGAACTGTACGCTGTCTATCCTCAAGGCAAGATTGATGTAGCGGCTGAACAAAAATTGATAGAAACGCACGATTCACTTGTGTGGCAATTTCCCATATACTGGTTTAATTGTCCGCCGTTATTGAAGCAGTGGTTAGATGAAGTGCTGACTTATGGCTGGGCTTATGGCTCGAAAGGCAAGGCGCTTAAGGGCAGAAAAATTGCGCTTGCCGTCTCGCTCGGTGCGCCGGCCGCAGACTACCGCGCAGATGGTGCTGTTGGGTGCAGCGTTGCCGAAGTACTGCGTCCGTTTGAACTGACAGCGAAATACTGCAATGCAGACTACCGCCCGCCGTTCACTTTCCATACAATAGACAGCAACGCGGGATATAGCGAAGCTGCACGGCAAGAGGTAGAGCGGAGTGCAAGGGACTATTTAGCTTGGTTGGATGCGCTGCAACAAACATGAGGCATAATCGACATAAAGCATTCCTCATAGTGATAAAGAAAAGTATGATGCAGAAGCTCTAAATTATCGGCGTAGGAGAAAAAATGTTTTTATTAAAATTGATGGAAAGCGGCAGGGAACACCTCATCGGAGCGTTTGATTCCGAAGCCAACATAAAAGCTTTTTTGGAAAAAATTCCGGGCTTTGAAGTGTATTCCGACGATGAGTATGGCGTTTTAGGCAAATTGCATGTTGCAGCCTTAGGCGACCTCGTTGAAATAGCTTATGGAAAGAAAAAATTTCCATTATCGAGGTTTTCGTTTGTCGATGACGAAGCCGAAGCTATTGCGATTGAGGTTGAAGCTTTTGATGACGGGAAAGCAAACACCGTTGAAGGATGCACTCTCGTCGATGCCTACTTAATCGGAAACAACGAACTTAAAACTTATATCGAAAAGCGCGAGAGAAACTTTTTGCGTGTGAAAGCCGTGTTGGAAAAAAAAGGCTTTTCCGTCTTTCGCGAGTATCACGGCTCCGAAGACGGCGAAGCGGTTACATATCGGGATGCAAACGGTCAGTACCGGTTTTTAATGCACATGGATCCGGGCTTTGTCGATGACCTTCCCGAAGACGATGCCGACTTGGAAGTATATATCAGCGAAAACGAGAATATCTGACCTCTTTAAACTTATTGAGCGCGGTTGATGAGATTAACCGTTTGGTGGAAAGTACAATCGTAAGGAAAACCTCAAAAAGCTGAAGTTTTCGAGGTTCCCTTTAGCTATTCCGCATTTTCCAGTATTACAGTAACATTTCCGGTACCGAGCAGCTTTTTTAACTCGGCTTTGGTTATGCCTTCCAGTTTTCCGAGCAAAGTAAAGTTCCACGAGTTTTTATCATAGTAAATAACGAATGATTTTCCCTGATATAAAATCAGATCGCCCGCATCCGTATTGGTTTGTTTGTCGTTGCGCGGAAGGCTTATCGGAAGATCGCCGACTTTTTCGAAATTACCGTAGTCATGCATTTCGATGGTAATTGCACCCTTTTGCAGCAATTCAACCAGAGCACGAGAGGAAGAATTATCATACAAAGAAGCTGTCAGCGTTTTGCCGTTTGCTGTAATGGTTATTTTCATTGTTTTAGCTCCTTAAAACTTATTCCCCTAATTTTTTACCGAGCTGAAAGGCATTTTCCAAATCGATTGGAAAACATTCTTCGCGTGATTTTTTCTTTTTATCTTCACTAAAACTTGCCATATCGAACTTTGAATAATCGCTTACTTGCAGTGTATTATAACATGGATACAAGGTAACATTGCCATTCAATGATTTAAATTCATTTGCATAATTTCCAAATTTTTCCTTATACAGTTTATCGTAAAAATCTTTTGTCGCATTCATTGTTAAAAACAGCACAACATTAACCTTTCCTTTGAAATAATTGCTATAGTCATCATAAGAAAGTGAACAAAAATGCAAGCGTTCCATAAATGCAAAATAGTGACTAGTAGGTCTTCCTAAATATATAGGAGTTCCGATAAAGAGTGCGTCTGCCGAAAAAACTTTTTCTATTATTGGAGAAAGGTCATCTTTCCAATAACATCGGCATCTTTCAACTCCTTTTCTTTTGCACAACATGCAGCTTCTGCATCCCGTAAAATTCAAATCATATAAATCGATATATTCAACTTCCGCACCGGCAGTTTGAGCGCCTCTCATCGCCGATTTAAGTATTTGTGCAGTATTCCAATTCTTTCTTGGGCTTGCATTTAATAGAAGTATTTTTTTCATAAATCCTCATATAAAATATTATATTTGAAAAGGTAATTTTTTACCGAGCCTAAGGTCTTTTTTCATCAATTATGCTTTGTACAAATTTTACCGCATCTTCTGCAGCTTTCTGCATCATGTCTCCGTAAAAGACGTGCTTTGCTCCGTCAAGCTTTATGAGCTTTGCGTTTGGGAATGTCTTAACCGCCCGTTCCGAATATGACAGCGGTACAAGCGAGTCGGCTGTTCCGTGAATGATGAGCGTTTTGCCTGAATACCGGGGCATCAATGTATAAATATCAAATGAGAGTACATCTTTATTATAAATGCGGCCTATGGTTTTTCCCAGCAGCTTCATTGTGTCGGGAATCCGTTCCGGATCGGGAGTGCGCCGCCGAACGTAATCGTGCAACACAAAAGCAGGATATAATAAAGCCAAGCCCGCGATATCGTCGGGGCGCAGTGCGGCAATATAAGTTGAAACAAATCCGCCTTGGCTTTCTCCTAATAAAAAGATTTGTTCAGGCTTAAAACGAGAGTCGGCTTTTAAGTTATCGAGAATGACCGTCAAATCTTCGGCCTCGGTAAGTACCGACATTTCCGTCATTTTTCCATCGCTTTTGATATGATTGCCGCCGCCGATAAAGTCAAAAATGTATGCAGCAATGCCATGCTCCGCAAAAGCCGCAGCATAGCCTTTAACACCGCTGTGGTTTCCGCCGAATCCGTGTGAAAGAATGACTAAGGGTACGGGCGATACACTATCGGGAAGAAAAAGCTTTCCGTATATTTTCATACCGTTTCTCTGAAAGCTTTGTTCTTCGACTTTAAAGGTGTGAGCCGCCGCCTTTGTTTGTGCCGCGGCGGTTATTCCAATAAATAAAATGGCTGCCGATAAAAGCATGATTTTTTTCATATTATCCTCCGTTTCAATTTTAACAATATTGTCTCACTTTTTCAACCATCTCTTTGTCAAGTCCTGCTTTCAGTTAAAGATGAGTTTTTATCTCCTATATTTTTTGCCGCTCAATATAATTATGATTTTTTAATCTTGATTGAACACGGATATTAGACAACAATAACATTATATTTACCTGATAGTTATAAAGATGTGAGAAAGAAATATAATATCCATTCAGATTAAAACTATAGGCGTATCTTTGATATGTTGAGAACACTTTTTTGCCGTACGACGCAGTAGATGTCCTCCCTTAACCAGCGCTTTGACAAATAGGTGGAGCAGATGCTAGGAGCGTACAAAAAACACCCGCAGGCGTACTTGTTGTACGTCGAGCATTGATTTTTGTGCAGCAACGCCATAGATGCCCCGCCTTTTCTGCCATCACTTTGACAAATAGGCTAGGTAGATGCTAGGAGCCTAGCCGAAATAAAACGGAGGCGTATCGGGTATACGTTGAGTATTTATTTCGGCGTAGCGACAACGCAGATGCCAGCATATTTGTCAAAGACTTAGTCGAGCTCAAAAGCTCCGGTATAGAGTCGGTAGTACACTCCCTTTTTCTCCAGCAGGGAGGTGTGTGTGCCGCGCTCGATAATTTCACCGTGATCCAAGACCATGATAACGTCGGAATTCATAACAGTGGAAAGACGGTGAGCGATGACGAAAACGGTTCGGCCTTCCATCAGGCTATCCATACCTTTTTGGATAAGTGCTTCGGTTCGGGTGTCGATTGAGGATGTCGCTTCGTCCAAAATCATGACGGGCGGGTCGGAGACTGCGGCACGGGCGATGGACAATAGCTGGCGCTGCCCTTGTGAAAGAGAGTTTTTATTTCCTTCAATAACCGTGTCATAACCATGTGGAAGCATTGTAATAAAATTGTGAGCATTGGCAAGTTTTGCCGCTTCGATACACTGCTCGTCGGTTGCATCCAAGTTGCCGAAACGGATATTTTCCATAATGGTGCCGGTAAATAAATTAACCTCTTGCAATACGATACCGAGTGACCTGCGCAGGTCTTCTTTCCTGATCCGGGTAATCGGTATTCCGTCATAGGTGATAGTTCCTTTGTTAATATCATAAAAGCGGTTGATCAAATTGGTAATCGTTGTTTTGCCCGCGCCTGTTGCCCCGACAAATGCGACCTTCTGTCCCCGCTCTGCAAAAAGGTTTATGTCCTTCAGTACCTTTTTATCGGGCGAGTACCCGAAATCGACATGCTCAAAAATCACCTTGCCTGTCAGCCTTGTCAATGTAATGCTGCCGTCCTCGTGCATTCCCTTCCAAGCCCATACCCCGGTGTGCTCCACAGCTTCGGTCAGTGTACCGGCTTCTTCCCGTGCATTTACGAGCATAACGGTTCCGGCATCCTCTTCGGGTTCTTCGTCCATCAGAGCAAAAATCCGCGATGCCCCTGCAACGGCATTGATAACCGAATTGAGCTGATTGGAAAGCTGAGAAATAGGATTGGTAAAATTCCTCGACAATGTTAAAAACGAAGCGATGGTACCGAGTGTCAGCGTATTGATACCGGCAATAGTCGGATTGGGGATTTTTGCAATTGCGAACCATGCGCCGACAAGGGCGACAATCACATATTGAAAATAGCCGAGTGCATTCATAAAGGGCATGATGATATTCGCATAGGAGTTTGCCTTTGAGGCGCTTTCCTGCCATGCGGCATTTTTTTCATGAAAATCGGCTTTGACCGCTTCTTCGCGGCAGAACACTTTAATTACCTTCTGCCCGTTTATCATCTCTTCAACATAACCGTTCAGCTGTCCGAGCGTTTCCTGCTGCCGTACAAAATAAAAGCCGCTTTTTTTTGCGATAAACTTAATCACTTTTAAAATAGAAAAGATGGAAGCTACAACGATAATCGTAAGATACACGCTCTGATACAGCATTGCAAAGAAAACTGTAACAACCGTACACA of the Treponema denticola ATCC 35405 genome contains:
- a CDS encoding MATE family efflux transporter, which translates into the protein MDSKELRRFNILTKPIFPLLVKTSIPTIIGMLISVIYNLTDTFFVGRLNNRAMIAAIGIVFSFVSIIQAIGFWFGYGSGNAMSKKIGEQDYAEAETISSVGIVFAIIIGILIAIGASIFILPLSKFIGGSASQDVLTFTVQYLRIIIISIPFSLYALTVYNQLRLCGNVRDGMVGLLSGMLSNMVLDPVLMFIFKQGFIGAGYATLIGQIIGCIVLTLLAKRHESISFNLKKVQYSKERMYHILAGGMPNFSRQAITSAALVLLNVKAAQYGESMIAALTVSSRVAALAYMIMIGWGQGFQPICAMNYGAKQYSRVKKAFITTVLIGTIFLTAASIILFLFAEQCIGVMSKDDEVIFAGIKILRMQCFSLPLLSFFAVSSMFMQNIGHYFSSLLISISRQGFFYLPLLYILPALYGKTGIYLLQPFSDVLSFLFAVAVVYRWYSSGAFSSALNAG
- a CDS encoding L-lactate dehydrogenase produces the protein MDEKKRKVTVVGAGAVGSTFAYALAQSGYADEIAITDMNKNFAEGQALDLVQGLPFLPQVDIHAGDKTDYADSDIVVVTAGAKQQSGETRIDLLKRNASIITGIAKDIAESGCSGVMLIVSNPVDILTRAALKASGWERGRVIGSGTVLDTARFRYTLSKECGVDARNIHGYILGEHGDSEFAAWSMTSVAGRRIDEYCSGGVCSSGPHFDKAKILEEVRNSAYHIIDYKGSTYFAVGLALTRIAGAILRNEHSILSVSMTLDGEFGLKDVCLSVPCIVGRSGAERVIESDLPADEQAALEASAKRLKEAFTEMN
- a CDS encoding RpiB/LacA/LacB family sugar-phosphate isomerase, with protein sequence MKIGFGSDHSGVALKHILMEHVRNKGYECVDYGAADSKVPANYAEFGLKVAEAIKSQEVEKGVMVCGSGVGISLAANKVPGVRAAACSEPCTAKLAVEHSDINAVAMGVCIVGPEEAKMIVDAFLDARFEGGVYTERVDTLSAIERKYGK
- a CDS encoding SGNH/GDSL hydrolase family protein; amino-acid sequence: MPTNHSQRGIRLICIGDSLTFGNVGYSYIHFFNKKIHAVNKGKNGDTLRGAYGRLKKIIDKPRHGGGTFILGIGTNDILLSYLKSLSLFWFLTMNLRCKIKRCIENDDNFEREYDRLLHLCSEKNKRVIVFGMPFINLKNFPHEKTVRRNAVIKRLAQKYNYSFIDIYDLQKETLLPDKRTYTWKHGFAFRLIDAVIMTLLPFCKDGFAKARGLNASVDGVHFNSASAKILAAEIEKVVLR
- a CDS encoding NAD(P)H-dependent oxidoreductase, which encodes MPKTLIILAHPNISQSTVHKHWSDAVRQHTDRFTVHELYAVYPQGKIDVAAEQKLIETHDSLVWQFPIYWFNCPPLLKQWLDEVLTYGWAYGSKGKALKGRKIALAVSLGAPAADYRADGAVGCSVAEVLRPFELTAKYCNADYRPPFTFHTIDSNAGYSEAARQEVERSARDYLAWLDALQQT
- a CDS encoding cyclophilin-like fold protein, with product MKITITANGKTLTASLYDNSSSRALVELLQKGAITIEMHDYGNFEKVGDLPISLPRNDKQTNTDAGDLILYQGKSFVIYYDKNSWNFTLLGKLEGITKAELKKLLGTGNVTVILENAE
- a CDS encoding flavodoxin family protein codes for the protein MKKILLLNASPRKNWNTAQILKSAMRGAQTAGAEVEYIDLYDLNFTGCRSCMLCKRKGVERCRCYWKDDLSPIIEKVFSADALFIGTPIYLGRPTSHYFAFMERLHFCSLSYDDYSNYFKGKVNVVLFLTMNATKDFYDKLYKEKFGNYANEFKSLNGNVTLYPCYNTLQVSDYSKFDMASFSEDKKKKSREECFPIDLENAFQLGKKLGE
- a CDS encoding alpha/beta hydrolase; its protein translation is MKKIMLLSAAILFIGITAAAQTKAAAHTFKVEEQSFQRNGMKIYGKLFLPDSVSPVPLVILSHGFGGNHSGVKGYAAAFAEHGIAAYIFDFIGGGNHIKSDGKMTEMSVLTEAEDLTVILDNLKADSRFKPEQIFLLGESQGGFVSTYIAALRPDDIAGLALLYPAFVLHDYVRRRTPDPERIPDTMKLLGKTIGRIYNKDVLSFDIYTLMPRYSGKTLIIHGTADSLVPLSYSERAVKTFPNAKLIKLDGAKHVFYGDMMQKAAEDAVKFVQSIIDEKRP
- a CDS encoding ABC transporter ATP-binding protein, giving the protein MKPINTAKPEMKLSMPAVKRLLSYLKQYKTVLAVVTVCILLSAGATASAALFLQVLIDRYIMPLLAQSTPVFSGLLRVLIFMAAIYGTGVLCSWIYNRLMIKVAQQTLKRIRDEMFSKMQRFPLRYFDTHTHGDIMSRYTNDTDTLRQMITQSMPQLVSSMCTVVTVFFAMLYQSVYLTIIVVASIFSILKVIKFIAKKSGFYFVRQQETLGQLNGYVEEMINGQKVIKVFCREEAVKADFHEKNAAWQESASKANSYANIIMPFMNALGYFQYVIVALVGAWFAIAKIPNPTIAGINTLTLGTIASFLTLSRNFTNPISQLSNQLNSVINAVAGASRIFALMDEEPEEDAGTVMLVNAREEAGTLTEAVEHTGVWAWKGMHEDGSITLTRLTGKVIFEHVDFGYSPDKKVLKDINLFAERGQKVAFVGATGAGKTTITNLINRFYDINKGTITYDGIPITRIRKEDLRRSLGIVLQEVNLFTGTIMENIRFGNLDATDEQCIEAAKLANAHNFITMLPHGYDTVIEGNKNSLSQGQRQLLSIARAAVSDPPVMILDEATSSIDTRTEALIQKGMDSLMEGRTVFVIAHRLSTVMNSDVIMVLDHGEIIERGTHTSLLEKKGVYYRLYTGAFELD